A single Microbacterium protaetiae DNA region contains:
- a CDS encoding CoA-acylating methylmalonate-semialdehyde dehydrogenase: MTTVTETTLTQIPHIIGGRRIDPGERRGTVYNPAHGVATGEIGLADADLVAEAARTAAEAQKAWRDVGLVKRAQLMFQVREIITSRADELARIITAEHGKTVPDARGEVARGLENVEFCTGLMHHLKGEYSEQIATGLDVHQVRQPLGVVACITPFNFPAMLPLWMVPTAIAAGNAVILKPSERDPSASVWIADAFREAGLPDGVLNVVHGDKAAVDAILADPIIRGVSFVGSTPIARYIYTEAAAHSKRVQALGGAKNHMIVMPDADLDAAADAAVSAGFGSAGERCMAISAVVAVGGVGDELVAKIAARMKNLRIGDGFDPDNEIGPLITAAARERVRGFVAGAEPEGAKLVVDGREQQFDSDGFFLGASLVDEVAPGMRVYDEEVFGPVLSVLRVDSYDEAVQLINDNPYGNGTAIFTRDGKTARQFEYDIQVGMVGINVPIPVPVGSFSFGGWKNSLFGDTHMYGSEAFNFYTRRKVVTSRWPEPSESQISLGFPTH, encoded by the coding sequence ATGACCACCGTCACTGAGACCACTCTCACCCAGATCCCGCACATCATCGGCGGGCGGCGCATCGACCCGGGCGAGCGCCGCGGCACCGTCTACAACCCCGCGCACGGCGTGGCCACCGGCGAGATAGGTCTGGCCGACGCGGATCTGGTCGCCGAGGCGGCGCGCACCGCCGCCGAAGCGCAGAAGGCGTGGCGTGACGTCGGCCTCGTCAAGCGCGCACAGCTGATGTTCCAGGTGCGCGAGATCATCACCTCCCGGGCTGACGAACTCGCCCGCATCATCACGGCCGAGCACGGCAAGACGGTGCCCGATGCCCGCGGCGAGGTCGCCCGCGGGCTCGAGAACGTCGAGTTCTGCACCGGGCTGATGCACCACCTCAAGGGCGAGTATTCCGAGCAGATCGCCACCGGACTCGACGTGCATCAGGTGCGCCAGCCGTTGGGTGTGGTCGCCTGCATCACGCCGTTCAATTTCCCGGCGATGCTGCCCCTGTGGATGGTGCCCACCGCGATCGCCGCCGGCAACGCCGTGATCCTCAAGCCCAGTGAGCGCGACCCCTCCGCCTCGGTGTGGATCGCCGACGCCTTCCGTGAGGCAGGGCTGCCCGACGGCGTGCTCAACGTCGTGCACGGCGACAAGGCAGCCGTCGACGCCATCTTGGCCGACCCGATCATCCGTGGTGTCTCGTTCGTCGGGTCCACGCCGATCGCCAGGTACATCTACACCGAGGCAGCCGCGCACTCAAAGCGCGTGCAGGCGCTCGGCGGCGCGAAGAACCACATGATCGTCATGCCCGATGCCGATCTGGATGCCGCAGCCGACGCCGCGGTATCGGCAGGGTTCGGCTCCGCCGGCGAGCGGTGCATGGCTATTTCGGCCGTGGTCGCGGTGGGTGGTGTGGGCGACGAACTGGTCGCCAAGATCGCCGCGCGCATGAAGAACCTGCGCATCGGCGACGGCTTCGATCCCGACAACGAGATCGGACCGCTCATCACCGCGGCCGCACGCGAGCGGGTGCGCGGTTTCGTCGCGGGCGCCGAACCCGAGGGGGCGAAGCTCGTCGTCGACGGGCGCGAGCAGCAGTTCGACTCCGACGGATTCTTCCTCGGGGCATCCCTCGTCGACGAGGTCGCCCCGGGAATGCGCGTGTACGACGAAGAGGTGTTCGGGCCGGTGCTGTCGGTGCTGCGCGTGGACAGCTACGACGAAGCCGTGCAGCTGATCAACGACAATCCGTACGGCAACGGCACGGCGATCTTCACTCGTGACGGCAAGACTGCGCGCCAGTTCGAGTACGACATCCAGGTCGGCATGGTGGGCATCAACGTGCCGATCCCCGTGCCCGTCGGGTCGTTCTCGTTCGGCGGGTGGAAGAACTCACTGTTCGGCGACACGCACATGTACGGGTCTGAGGCCTTCAACTTCTATACGCGCCGCAAGGTGGTCACCAGTCGCTGGCCCGAGCCGAGCGAGAGCCAGATCAGCCTGGGCTTCCCGACCCACTGA
- a CDS encoding CYTH domain-containing protein: MSPQPAHSLEVERKYDVDEGAQLPDWTALSIVARVDAAEHRALDAQYRDTADLALGRAGVAVRRRVGGPDAGWHIKASAAEGKHEWQWPLGEDVDEDVPAELLKALTRWTTAPLVPLARIRNDRVAYALRDASGAVVAEVVDDHVEARDQRTGAESSWREWEVELGPAAPDDHAAFFAEVDALVIAAGGRVAASDSKLARAISGSGSPG, from the coding sequence GTGAGTCCGCAGCCCGCCCACTCGCTGGAGGTCGAGCGCAAGTACGACGTCGATGAGGGGGCGCAGCTGCCGGACTGGACTGCGCTGTCGATCGTCGCACGAGTGGATGCCGCAGAGCACCGTGCTCTCGACGCGCAATACCGTGACACCGCCGACCTTGCACTCGGCCGCGCGGGCGTGGCCGTGCGGCGCCGTGTCGGAGGGCCGGATGCCGGCTGGCACATCAAGGCGTCGGCCGCCGAGGGGAAACACGAGTGGCAGTGGCCGCTGGGTGAAGACGTTGATGAAGACGTGCCCGCCGAGCTGCTGAAAGCGCTGACCCGATGGACGACCGCCCCGCTCGTGCCCCTGGCGCGCATCCGCAACGATCGGGTCGCATACGCCTTGCGCGATGCGTCGGGGGCTGTGGTGGCCGAAGTGGTCGACGATCACGTCGAGGCGCGTGACCAGCGCACGGGCGCGGAATCGTCGTGGCGCGAATGGGAGGTCGAGCTCGGTCCTGCCGCGCCCGACGACCATGCCGCGTTCTTCGCCGAGGTCGACGCTCTGGTCATCGCCGCCGGCGGCCGGGTCGCGGCATCCGACTCGAAGCTGGCGCGGGCGATCAGTGGGTCGGGAAGCCCAGGCTGA